From the Populus nigra chromosome 13, ddPopNigr1.1, whole genome shotgun sequence genome, the window gggcgacctaccCACTTCTGTTCATCCTATTGGTAAGGTTTGAAtttgcttctttcttcttcttcttcctcttcctgttttttttttttgaaaatttcctaaTGGTAGGgttcttctcatttttcttcccGTTCCAAGGTCAAAACCATGATTCTTTATTGttcatcaactcaatgattttctttttttttttttttggtccccaATCTTAATGAActtcattgaggatttttcctgcaacaaaataaaaaatatatgcaatgtTTTCACGtaagatgacatgcatgcagcCTTACCTGAttcgaaatataggtcccccctcttcgatgttccatcatcacagggtgcctttgtttgcattcccaagctttctttgttctttcgatGCATTGACTCATTCATATGCTAGCCATCACTCAACTGTAATGCAGCGCCTAAGCTGTCTTCGACGATTACTGTTCTCGTTGCTTATCAAACATGAAtgtgcccccaagtgtggtattgcttgattcatcatgatgAGCTTAACCGATCATTCATCTTCTGTATTATCTTGAGAATTGTTCTCTTATTgattgtgtgcatcatgccaacacccatcaagattgtcaatcagtCATAAACTTGCCTAAAACtgaaacaatactcttcaagtatatgttatcaccaGTCTTCTTGGAAACTATCTAGTTGTCCagacatgcatctcatagcttgTTGTACAAGGCTCCTCGTTGTAAGCTCAACGTTCTTCTCCATGGATTTCTCTCATTTTATCGAAtcagattgtgaaaagaaatgcaGTGGCATCATCAATTATGTTCAttttatcacccatattcatgcgatgaagtgcgcctttgagcttCAAAACAGATGGTCCCATAGTCAGTCTTGATGGGTGTATCCTTccaatattaattcaaatacaaCTATGCGATAACATCGTTCAAAAGTCATAGCCATGTTGGAGATGATAAACCAAGATAAAGATATGAAAATATCCTTTAAGTGCAGCGTTGCTCATCAATTCCTACTGAAGTTCGCTAAATCATGGActgtctttgaacaacattgcccccagCATGCTCTGAATGTGCTCGTTCattgattatctttctttgaacacCATTATCTTCAGTTCACTGATTCATcctttaatcatttttattgcctcatagctgatctgaatactgcttgtttttccttttcagggtccactgtattgcccccaggtggTCAAATTTTCAAGGAGTCTcgagaaatgttgatgtcatttATGTCTAGGATTTCGCAGACTCAATTGATGTTCTTCTTTGTTcgacaatctttcttgttctggaaccaaatctcatatttcaaaggttatgtctattcaagtctaattgttgaaacaAAATCAGAGAGATATCAGTTTTGGAAAAgatcttttgaaaatcaagctttcTAGTCAAAGACCAAACACACGCCATTCAATATATTCTATTGAtcgtcttgtattttgaaaacagaaattgacccgttgtaagattaaaacagctttttccatggttctttgtGTCAGCTTCaatctttgatcttgggtatatcttttaaTAGTCTGTGATGAGGTGTCCTTTTtgtgaatttcaaaaacaagtGCTATAGTCAGAACTCAGGCTTTATCAAGaaaggttgttttttttgttagcatttattttatcagcatgcataataacaagtaacttaatccatgaagccacgactcttatggaaaaACTCTTCAAGCTTTGAGAGCGCTATTTATCggttcaaattgcttacttgattaaaaatggcttttaaaagcacgtaatgtaggctatggtttatggctatgaaagaaaggaattttacaggctcaaaaggtgtttgagggctTCAAaaacctaggatcaacatcaattattcatcatttatctttctcttgttgtctttgtagagaaaACGACATATATCCTTATTAACCTCaaatatcagaattctcttaacatataTCAgaatgcaaatccaactttttctttgatgaataaccaatctcaatcatctGATAACATCAGGAGTTTTATCATGGATGTTAAAAGTCATGTTTGTAGcccagaattatttttttatcgactTTCGACATTTGTTGTGAAACTTCTTTTGTCTTTCCTAAACTTAATAGGCATTCTCCTTCCTTTATCTTTGACCTGCCTTTAAGTGTAGgcaattttcttctctttttttttttaacatgccCCCAATCTAGGTATTCTTTCTTTTAGCTCTCTCTTAAATGTTGGACTTTTTTTTCTAAGCCTTCCCTTTCACTTTTATCTTCTCttatttgcccccagtgtggggtgtgatcctcgTCAGGGTTTCTTTTGAAATGAATATTCTATCAGGCTCAAAATGGGATTGCAAATGATATATTTCTAGTATTGTGAAAGGATAAAACAAAGAtagccttttctcatttcaagcaaggacggtgtgaattgataaattttgacctcgtccagtgtaatgatttggacttgcaaGAACCTTGATTcgcgagtccataactactgaatccatTACAtatcattatgcatactgctaaaacttagctatatGGTGGGTGATTCAGTTTCATGTGTGAGCTCAAAATTTCTTTGGTCACCCCATATCATTTTAACAAGCATCGAGTCATTTCtgaaatcaaaatacttttaatctttCTAGGTTGATTAGCATTAATTGCATGTTGGAGTTCGATCAAAATATTCTGTCAAAAATGAAATGCTAAACATCTCCTGACTTCAGAACAACAAAGAGACAaataaaagacatgtttcgttaaagaatgagatgtgatcccaaaacaaaatgcaaaatgataaaattccaTAACAATATAATTGACAATTCATCGTCATTCTTGGACCAGCTTTCTTAGCAAGCATTTTCAAtcacttgtcattctgaagATGTTCGTGGGACAATATAGCCAATGACATCACCTTTCACAAACTCAACTTGCCTCTTGCTCATCCACCTCAAGAGTCATCTCTCATCATTGTTTTGGAATCCATGacagaaccttcaatctttcccctctttatagcttgttcaattctttcagcAATACTCACAACTTCATGGAAATGTTGAGCCGAGCTTCCTATTAAATGCGCATAATAAGGGGATTGAAAGGTGTTGGCAAACAACATCACCATTTCTATATCTATCAGTGGAGGTTGAACATATGTTGCCTTATCTCGCCATCTTTGCGCGTATGCCCTCACAGACTCTTGGTTTTCCTTCTCTATAGACATTAGGATGGTTCTGTCAGGAGCAATTTCAAGATTGAACTTGTACTGCTTAAGAAAAGCCTCCACCAAATCTTTCCATTTCTTAATTTTAGCATTGTCCAACCTTATATACCAGCTTAGGGTAGATCCCGTCAGACTATCTTGGAAAAAATAGATCAATAGCTTATCATCATAAATCACCTCagccattttattgcagtaaGATCGTAGGTGAGTGTTTGGACATTCCAATCCAGTGTATTTGATGAACTCTGGTATCCTAAAATTCTTTGGTACTATGATGTTTGATGCCAAACACACTTTAGCTGCTCGTATGGGATCAAACCAATCATTATCCTCAACTgctcttaatctttcttccaaagcagaCAACTTGTCATAGTTCACAAAATCAGTGGATCTATTGCCAGGGGGTCCATCTGCTGTTAAATCCATGGTGATGGGAGCTTGACTTGACgggataggggtgataggcatAAATTGTTGTTCTGCTGTTAAATCTGCCCCCAAGTTTTGAGATGTCTCTGGGACGTGGATTAATGGTGTTTTCACAGGAGGTTGTGAAAAAATCCCCTTTTCATTTTTGGAGCTcaacacttgttcaagcagatctgtaagtctagctacttcacctttgatgctctcaatttcattttgataatGAGCCTCCAATTGAGCTCTTTCTTCATTATCCATCTTTCAGGTGTAGCAAATCTTAGATGGGAGACCTATGTTTCAACCTGACAGTATGTATGATAAATATATGAGTATATTTCTTATATGATGAGTTCGCCCTTCCAGAGTTGACACATGGTCGTAAGCctaagaattttgatttttgcgcCACAACGGAAATTTTCTAAGTAACGGCCATTGTGTCAaccacaagtcttgagttcaagatgcttcaagaagggtttactttgatgcaaaacaaaaactaaaacacaCAACCTAAGAACAAGTTATATTCATTAAGTGAGACAAAAGGTTGGTTGACTATctagtctcaaaagggtctcatatctgcccagtgacgaTCTTCGTAAAAACAGTGtgggggcgttgcaaggaaCAGTTAAGGCACGTATGCCCACTattaccaagcaggcactcagatatgagttgggtgtttcacgcatctgaaccctgaccaatagtcatagggcagatcaCTAATTCCCCACCTAActtagaagcttgtgtgtgctttccaaaaattaaagtatgtgatgcatgaagCAGTTATATATAATGCATGAATATATATGTACAGAAATTAaagcatgtaaaataaataaataaataaaataatcttattaacaaaaaacacgcaaactaaacaaaacacagttatcagacaaaaacaaagcttagtccacaaggtctccagtggagtcgccattctgtcgcacgtgaGTGGCGTCGCGGCGAAAACATCCACTCTTAAAATCTTGTATTAATTTGTCAAATGTGGGGAGataagaaattcttgtcttttattagtggaaaaatagaatgggagtcgtcacctagtattttggtcactaggaaccctaactggtcttcgagatcgggtacggggactggttgcgtaaagggaaggtattagcaccccaaatacgtcctacctaaggtaagctgcattgttttattgtctgataaaatctaaggtcgggtcgtgttttctagttgttggtctaTTTATGGTTTAAGAAGAGTCCTCctcggtaaggagatccttatcttattgaGTAATTCTGGcatcaacaaaagaattttaatatcctggatacgtcttacgtataaggtcgTAAACCCAGatattaagagaaaacaaaataatttttttgaattttttgaaatattggcctagttctcatggctttaataaactggttattaaagccaaaatgcacgctaatacatatttttgaatttttattttttgtatatatatatatatatatacacatatatatgtgtgtgtgtgtgtgtggaaatataatatgatttattttttagagacttggccgtatgcatgaaaacaaaacattttattttattttatttttgatgaaaactaaatatttaataccggatttgtatctttacaatataaaaatacaaaccaatattgatcaaaatgcaGTAAAAGTTTTGcggaaaatcacaaattttataaaaaagaattttttgattttttaggctGGGCCCAACCcggcccatgtggctgggctggGCCTAGCCAGCCTGCGTGGCTGGGCTGGGCCTAACCAGCCCGGCCATGGTCACTGGCCCATGCCAGTGACCAGCCTTCCTTTTCCATGCACGCGTAATACTTTACGCGTGCATGAACAGTGcgaaaggtaattaaattaccttcgcactgttcatCATCTTGCTTACCATGCGAGAAcagaaaaaatgagaaaaaacagAGTGTTGCAGCGTTGGtttctttacattttcttttcctcttttacATACTAACAAGCATCATCTTATTATGCAGGAAATGAGATGGACATCGAACGTACCTGGTTTTGAGAAGACGAAGATGACAGTGGCGCTGTGTTACCTGCTTCATGTGTCATCTGCTTCCGTTCGGTTTGCCTCctctgctctcttttttttgctttctcaaTATTTCTCTGCTCTCTCTTATTTCTTACGTTCTTTTTAATCTGTTTTCCTCTTGCTTTCTCCTCACTGTAACTTCTCCTCTCTGTCTGCTCTCCCCTCGCTGCGTTCGGTTTTTcttctggcttttatagccggAGGATGAGAATGTTTTTGGTAAGCCGGCGTGCATCACGGTGGTGAGGGTTGTCAGCCGTGATATGCTCCCTTCTTGATTTGGAAACGGCTCCATTATCGCTGCCAACGTCTCCTTCCTTAATTATCAAAGAACACCAGCTGTTGCAGACGATGACATGGTGAAACGACGCCGCTTGGTTTCTTTTGATTCAGCCATTGAATTTCTTGCAGCTTTGTAATCAAATCCTTGCCGAAATTGTAATTGTGTCCCTTAATTTTAGTGCATTTTctggtttggtccttggtttccgattgtttcaattaagtccctaattggctataaacttcaataattatgcaattaagtccctgatttaaccaaatcaacttttcaaaattataattggacctcaaaactttaatttcttctaataaaagcctaaattgacttaaaaaattaattttcttgcaatcaaaccctacataaattcaatttaaactttgaataaaatttaattgagtccataaacatctgattttggacttttcttcctcaaattga encodes:
- the LOC133670788 gene encoding uncharacterized protein LOC133670788, whose translation is MDLTADGPPGNRSTDFVNYDKLSALEERLRAVEDNDWFDPIRAAKVCLASNIIVPKNFRIPEFIKYTGLECPNTHLRSYCNKMAEVIYDDKLLIYFFQDSLTGSTLSWYIRLDNAKIKKWKDLVEAFLKQYKFNLEIAPDRTILMSIEKENQESVRAYAQRWRDKATYVQPPLIDIEMVMLFANTFQSPYYAHLIGSSAQHFHEVVSIAERIEQAIKRGKIEGSVMDSKTMMRDDS